Proteins from a genomic interval of Yarrowia lipolytica chromosome 1E, complete sequence:
- a CDS encoding uncharacterized protein (Compare to YALI0E34947g, similar to Saccharomyces cerevisiae YNL217W; ancestral locus Anc_2.28, similar to CA4307|IPF20013 Candida albicans IPF20013 Unknown function), whose amino-acid sequence MNTVYSEKSAMSLEQQPLLDTTPRKSRIASVWGKLLALVVLLTFVATSYVVVTLSMTKPKYPDLPNFYVVKDMDPKLIPSHKDDTRLILVGDIHGSFKQLKHLLDKADYNKKKDQLFFLGDFISKGKDSEGVVDFAIKHNALCVRGNHEDKLVNAYEKYHHLHHQKTLKTPGGHHITRDAPANILADEDDLAEDFTAEQMKYIASCPAIMRLGDIAETGNLAVAVHAGLMWNVPRLEDQDPDAVMRMRSLLPPRDTVYTEDDDGVPWFEVWNDKIEDRPKKDRMTIFYGHDARQGLQLTKYTRGLDSGCVKGGKLNAMIITQKKNGKFDEELVRVSCKELD is encoded by the coding sequence ATGAACACGGTCTACTCGGAAAAATCCGCCATGTCTCTCGAACAGCAGCCTCTGCTCGACACAACGCCCAGAAAGTCGCGGATCGCCAGTGTTTGGGGCAAGCTGCTTGCACTGGTCGTGTTGCTGACGTTTGTCGCCACGTCGTACGTCGTGGTCACCCTTTCCATGACTAAACCCAAGTACCCCGACCTGCCCAACTTCTATGTGGTCAAGGACATGGACCCCAAGCTCATCCCCAGCCACAAGGACGATACCCGGCTCATCTTGGTTGGTGACATCCACGGCTCTttcaagcagctcaagcaTCTGTTGGACAAAGCCGACtacaacaagaagaaggaccagCTTTTCTTCCTAGGTGacttcatctccaagggcaaggacTCGGAGGGAGTCGTAGACTTTGCCATCAAACACAATGCGCTCTGCGTTCGAGGAAACCACGAGGACAAACTCGTCAACGCGTATGAAAAATACCACCATCTGCACCATCAGAAAACGCTCAAGACCCCTGGAGGGCATCACATTACCCGAGACGCACCTGCCAACATTCTCGCTGACGAAGACGATCTGGCCGAGGACTTTACCGCCGAGCAGATGAAGTACATTGCATCGTGTCCTGCTATCATGAGACTGGGAGACATTGCCGAAACAGGCAACCTCGCTGTCGCCGTGCATGCCGGTCTCATGTGGAATGTGCCCCGGCTGGAAGATCAGGATCCCGACGCGGTTATGCGCATGCGATCTCTGCTTCCTCCACGAGATACCGTGTACActgaggacgacgatggAGTGCCGTGGTTCGAGGTGTGGAACGACAAGATTGAAGATCggcccaagaaggaccgAATGACCATCTTCTATGGCCATGACGCTCGTCAGGGCCTGCAGCTCACCAAATACACCCGAGGTCTGGACTCCGGCTGTGTCAAGGGAGGCAAGCTTAACGCCATGATCATtacccagaagaagaatgGCAAGTTTGACGAAGAGTTGGTGCGAGTGAGCTGCAAGGAGCTGGATtag
- a CDS encoding uncharacterized protein (Compare to YALI0E35024g, similar to uniprot|P25338 Saccharomyces cerevisiae YGL010w Hypothetical 20.2 kDa protein in PRS2-LEU1 intergenic region, similar to Saccharomyces cerevisiae YGL010W; ancestral locus Anc_4.109): MTTKPAKVGAYDLKNQLAFYRAYHSNPVNVVIHVICVPIILLTTYLLLTNLSVVPFLSKIGAPLPSNPWVLSQLNWGMISAIYMNYVYLRLDPPFGLLAASILLPACAYFPRLTWGPESGSVNMLAGILFVFSWLAQFYGHGAHEKRAPALLDNLRQALVLAPFFVLFEIASFLGFRQDVLRDVDVIIANRKAELLKGQ; encoded by the exons ATGACGACCAAACCCGCCAAGGTCGGAGCCTACGACCTCAAAAACCAGCTCGCCTTTTACCGGGCTTATCACA GCAACCCCGTCAATGTGGTCATCCATGTCATCTGCGTGCCCATCATTCTGCTCACCACAtacctgctgctgaccaacCTCTCGGTGGTACCATTTCTTTCTAAAATCGGTGCTCCTCTGCCCTCAAACCCTTGGGTGCTCAGCCAGCTCAATTGGGGTATGATTTCAGCCATCTACATGAACTACGTGTACCTCCGGCTGGACCCTCCCTTTGGACTGCTGGCCGCCTCCATTCTGCTGCCCGCTTGCGCCTACTTCCCCCGACTCACCTGGGGCCCTGAGTCTGGCTCGGTCAATATGTTGGCCGGCATCCTGTTTGTGTTCTCCTGGCTGGCCCAGTTCTACGGACACGGCGCCCACGAGAAGCGAGCCCCCGCACTGCTGGACAATCTGCGACAAGCTCTGGTTCTGGCACCCTTCTTTGTGCTGTTTGAGATTGCCTCGTTCCTGGGATTCCGACAGGACGTTCTCAGAGACGTGGACGTGATCATTGCTAACAGAAAAgccgagctgctcaagggACAGTAA
- a CDS encoding uncharacterized protein (Compare to YALI0E35112g, weakly similar to Candida albicans|CA0397|CaFRE31 Ferric reductase (by homology)), with the protein MKVSTVLVTFLCASMVSAKTYRRQDGVNNKAYWAALGCDHLIGHYKFDMPKFGRNTQSSRKEIAAAYCAVVPYIQSKLLCYQGAIEPKHYDTQVRKQIIQTCPDYLTEEMTDEWLKNATLVAEEPANATAVLWAPVPFDHDHWEEEYEEILPHYINLDYATWYGVALLAYWAMIFAFGVFFNFSQNAFFGLYKKVGFNKFRKHISLPALFGYKHSQPLGWDPLKMATPTRIQSLVVIGYLIMAFVLCFPSYPFDDDYEEAGTWGVQLERFLADRTGIMSFTQAPIVFLFAGRNNFLMWLTGWSFDTFNVYHRWTSRVMMIYAILHSIIWTWMCRDELARDAAELYWILGTVATIAGSLMLLQAMHFFRSRWYEIFLVLHIVFGILFVVGLWYHCWTIGWMQWVWATIAVWGFDRILRIARIVYCGGILTGDFTLVDREQLIIKAEIPYSKLWSVYPGSHVYIYFLSGNKFWESHPFTIYQSPEALKKGNMTLLLKAKDGITFELATRLISAGGKRSMKMLIEGPYGSKHPVGKYDSSIYIAGGIGITATYSYAQRVVANSVSKNIIFTWVVRGDSCLEWFGDELEYLLADPRVRVNLYITKVDKKEGLAEELAEEACELESKSPEKLSITSSTRENLHVEHFRPCMADLLPQYLSECPGSTAIVVCGPPVLNDDTRKSMCDNIESQTDRVDYFEESFSW; encoded by the coding sequence ATGAAAGTCTCCACGGTGCTGGTGACGTTTCTGTGCGCTTCAATGGTGTCTGCCAAAACATACCGACGTCAGGATGGAGTCAACAACAAGGCATACTGGGCCGCCCTCGGTTGTGATCATCTGATCGGTCATTACAAGTTTGACATGCCCAAGTTCGGTCGAAACACCCAGAGCAGCCGTAAGGAGATCGCCGCCGCATATTGCGCAGTTGTTCCCTACATCCAGAGTAAGCTACTGTGCTACCAAGGAGCCATTGAACCAAAGCACTATGACACTCAGGTGCGGAAGCAGATTATCCAGACTTGTCCCGATTACTTGACTGAGGAGATGACCGATGAGTGGCTCAAGAACGCTACTCTGGTTGCCGAGGAGCCTGCGAATGCAACTGCTGTTCTTTGGGCACCTGTGCCTTTTGACCATGATCACTGGGAAGAGGAGTACGAAGAGATTCTGCCCCACTATATCAACCTGGATTATGCTACTTGGTACGGAGTGGCTCTGCTGGCCTATTGGGCTATGATTTTTGCATTTGGTGtctttttcaacttttCTCAGAATGCCTTCTTTGGTCTTTACAAGAAGGTTGGCTTCAACAAGTTCAGAAAGCACATATCTCTGCCCGCTCTCTTCGGCTACAAGCACTCTCAACCTTTGGGATGGGATCCTCTCAAGATGGCCACCCCTACACGAATCCAGTCCCTGGTTGTTATTGGCTATCTAATCATGGCTTTTGTCCTATGCTTCCCTTCCTACCCTTTTGACGATGACTATGAAGAGGCTGGCACCTGGGGTGTTCAACTGGAACGATTCCTGGCTGACCGAACCGGAATCATGTCTTTTACCCAGGCTCCCATTGTCTTCCTTTTTGCTGGACGAAACAATTTTCTCATGTGGCTGACTGGGTGGTCCTTCGACACCTTCAATGTCTATCACCGATGGACCTCTCGAGTCATGATGATCTACGCCATTCTGCACTCAATTATCTGGACCTGGATGTGCCGAGACGAGCTGGCCAGAGACGCCGCTGAACTCTACTGGATTCTGGGAACTGTGGCTACCATTGCTGGCTCCCTGATGCTTCTGCAAGCCATGCACTTTTTCCGATCCAGATGGTACGAGATTTTCCTTGTACTCCATATAGTGTTTGGCATCCTCTTTGTTGTAGGCCTGTGGTACCACTGCTGGACCATTGGCTGGATGCAGTGGGTTTGGGCTACTATTGCTGTCTGGGGATTTGATCGAATCCTTCGAATTGCCAGAATTGTTTACTGTGGCGGAATTCTAACGGGTGACTTCACTCTGGTCGACCGAGAGCAGCTTATCATCAAGGCTGAAATTCCCTACTCCAAACTATGGTCCGTCTACCCAGGCTCTCATGTCTATATTTACTTCCTGTCCGGAAACAAGTTCTGGGAGTCCCATCCCTTCACAATCTACCAGTCTCCTGaagctctcaagaagggcaacATGACTCTGcttctcaaggccaaggacggcaTCACATTCGAGCTGGCCACCCGACTGATATCAGCTGGAGGAAAACGGTCCATGAAGATGCTCATCGAGGGACCCTACGGATCCAAGCACCCTGTAGGCAAGTACGACTCTTCCATCTACATTGCTGGGGGAATTGGTATCACTGCAACCTACTCGTATGCCCAGCGAGTTGTAGCAAACTCGGTCAGTAAGAATATCATCTTCACCTGGGTTGTTCGAGGAGACTCTTGTCTTGAGTGGTTCGGAGACGAGCTCGAGTACCTGCTGGCCGACCCCCGCGTCAGGGTCAATCTGTACATCACTAAGGTCGATAAGAAAGAAGGCCTGGCTGAGGAGCTGGCCGAGGAAGCTTGCGAGCTGGAATCTAAGTCCCCCGAGAAGCTTTCCATTACCTCTTCCACGCGAGAGAACCTTCATGTCGAGCACTTCCGTCCGTGCATGGCCGATCTGCTTCCTCAGTATCTCTCCGAGTGCCCGGGATCTACAGCCATTGTCGTCTGTGGCCCTCCCGTTCTCAATGATGACACAAGAAAGAGTATGTGTGATAACATTGAGTCTCAAACCGATCGAGTCGATTACTTTGAGGAGTCTTTTTCTTGGTAA
- a CDS encoding uncharacterized protein (Truncated form of YALI0E35046g, highly similar to uniprot|P22202 Saccharomyces cerevisiae YER103w SSA4 heat shock protein of HSP70 family cytosolic P14.1.f13.1), giving the protein MSKAVGIDLGTTYSCVAHFANDRVEIIANDQGNRTTPSFVAFTDTERLIGDAAKNQAAMNPANTVFDAKRLIGRKFDDPEVQNDAKHFPFKIIDKAGKPNIEVEFKGETKVFTPEEISSMILTKMKETAEGYLGTKVNDAVITVPAYFNDSQRQATKDAGLIAGLNVQRIINEPTAAAIAYGLDKKETGERNVLIFDLGGGTFDVSLLSIEDGIFEVKATAGDTHLGGEDFDNRLVNHFVQEFKRKHKKDISTNQRALRRLRTACERAKRTLSSSAQTSIEIDSLYEGIDFYTSITRARFEELCQDLFRGTLEPVEKVLKDAKMDKASVNEIVLVGGSTRIPKVQKLVSDFFNGKELNRSINPDEAVAYGAAVQAAILSGDTSSSTQDILLLDVAPLSLGIETAGGVMTKLIPRNSTIPTKKSETFSTYADNQPGVLIQVFEGERAQTKDNNILGKFELSGIPPAPRGVPQIEVTFDVDANGILNVSAVEKGTGKTQQITITNDKGRLSKEEIERMVNDAEKYKDEDEKEAARIAAKNGLESYTYSLKNTLSEEKFKEKVDEAEREKLEKAINETIEFLDATQSGATEEYSDKQKELEGIANPILMKFYGADGGAPGGMPGGGMPGAGAAPGGGEGPTVEEVRRYAWFWSRSWWRRGSHC; this is encoded by the coding sequence ATGTCTAAAGCAGTAGGAATCGATCTTGGAACCACATACTCCTGTGTGGCCCATTTCGCCAATGACAGAGTCGAAATCATCGCCAATGACCAGGGAAACAGAACCACTCCCTCGTTTGTGGCCTTTACCGACACTGAACGACTCATTGGTGATGCTGCCAAGAACCAGGCTGCCATGAACCCTGCAAACACAGTCTTTGACGCCAAGCGACTGATTGGCCGAAAATTCGACGACCCTGAGGTCCAGAATGACGCCAAGCACTTCCCCTTCAAGATTATCGACAAGGCTGGAAAGCCCAACATCGAGGTCGAATTCAAGGGCGAAACCAAGGTCTTCACCCCCGAAGAGATCTCTTCCATGATCCTCACCAAGATGAAAGAAACTGCTGAGGGATACCTCGGAACAAAGGTGAACGACGCTGTCATTACCGTTCCCGCATACTTCAATGATTCTCAGCGacaggccaccaaggacgcAGGTCTTATTGCTGGTCTGAATGTTCAGAGAATTATCAACGAGCCTACCGCTGCCGCCATTGCCTACGGTCTCGATAAGAAGGAGACTGGCGAGCGAAACGTGCTCATTTTCgatcttggaggaggaacttTTGATgtttctcttctgtctATCGAAGACGGCATCTttgaggtcaaggccaccGCTGGAGATACCCATCTCGGTGGTGAGGACTTTGACAACCGACTCGTGAACCACTTTGTTCAGGAGTTCAAGCGAaagcacaagaaggacatctccaccaaccagcGAGCTCTCCGACGACTGCGAACCGCTTGTGAGCGAGCTAAGCGAACCCTTTCGTCTTCCGCTCAGACATCCATTGAGATCGACTCTCTCTACGAGGGTATTGATTtctacacctccatcaCTCGAGCCCGATTCGAGGAACTCTGTCAGGATCTCTTCCGAGGCACTCTTGAGCCAGTTGAGAAGGTCCTGAAGGACGCTAAGATGGACAAGGCCTCAGTCAACGAgattgtccttgttggtggctCCACTCGAATCCCCAAGGTGCAGAAGCTCGTTTCTGACTTCTTCAACGGAAAAGAGCTGAATCGATCTATCAACCCTGATGAGGCTGTTGCCTACGGTGCTGCCGTCCAGGCTGCCATCCTTTCTGGTGACacttcctcttccactcAGGATATtctgctccttgacgtTGCTCCCCTTTCTCTTGGAATCGAGACTGCTGGCGGTGTTATGACCAAGCTCATCCCCCGAAACTCGACTATCCCCACCAAGAAGTCTgagaccttctccacctaCGCTGACAACCAGCCTGGCGTTCTGATTCAGGTCTTTGAGGGTGAGCGAGCTCAGACCAAGGATAACAACATCCTTGGTAAGTTTGAGCTGTCCGGTATTCCCCCCGCTCCTCGTGGTGTTCCTCAGATCGAAGTCACCTTTGACGTTGATGCCAACGGTATTCTCAACGTCTCCGCTGTTGAGAAGGGTACTGGTAAGACTCAGCAAATCACTATCACCAACGACAAGGGCCGACtttccaaggaggaaattGAGCGAATGGTGAACGACGCTgagaagtacaaggacgaggacgagaaggaggctgcccGAATTGCCGCCAAGAACGGCCTCGAGTCTTACACCTACTCTCTCAAGAACACTCTCTCCGAGGAGAagttcaaggagaaggtTGACGAGGCCGAGCGTGAGAAGCTTGAGAAGGCCATCAACGAGACCATTGAGTTCCTCGATGCTACTCAGTCCGGTGCTACTGAAGAGTACTCCGAtaagcagaaggagctcgaggGTATTGCGAACCCCATCCTTATGAAGTTCTACGGAGCTGACGGTGGTGCTCCCGGTGGAATGCCCGGAGGAGGCATgcctggagctggagccgcCCCTGGTGGCGGCGAGGGTCCCactgttgaggaggtgaGGAGGTATGCCTGGTTCTGGAGCCGCTCCTGGTGGCGGCGAGGGTCCCactgttga
- a CDS encoding uncharacterized protein (Compare to YALI0E34925g, some similarities with uniprot|Q9C2Q2 Neurospora crassa Related to transcription activator a) produces the protein MFGAINLKIKQNNNSQPRACDSCRVRKIKCPNIEQGIRPNNGIFKPCDKCVQASLCCTYNQMSKKKGPKISTKKRKLALDQPWEITEEIVFQHFENEEESHLCFVKKDEPNEVFSSPETSNCSIIDEDLGSYSFGNTTPWGGSSPMTAPPMSPILINELVYYFRHVYTELPIVDLGDDNYCLLEGLRLANMTHKFKTARDAVSKDALVSQIQQVHMQRVSSTNDNVTIDSVCDSIFLHMAMAALDNRNKAMVYLSEAHTYYQLVVSCHENNSRNAPRRKRVNCVLTNLRHEAGAHHLSSEPPNYILLELMSPPYIGHLAHICLDSYNYQVTSLLLWHTSITVGQEHKAPATSECVTMEPQQRAAMDCHVAKIAIQQYLQFLRKPGSSQQALIKFGELLNNRLGLLSSSQLHVCGTSTLKTIVDILKQFPALQQLAGLLQNHIDKCEMWDFSIDWLDLPQWETQMPALST, from the exons ATGTTTGGCGccatcaacctcaagatCAAGCAGAATAACAACTCACAGCCAAGGGCATGCGACAGTTGCAGAGTTCGCAAGATCAAA TGTCCCAATATCGAACAAGGCATTCGACCAAACAATGGCATCTTCAAGCCCTGTGACAAGTGTGTTCAGGCCTCTCTGTGCTGCACATACAACCAAATGTCCAAGAAAAAGGGTCCCAAGATTTCCACCAAAAAGCGCAAGCTGGCTCTGGACCAGCCCTGGGAGATCACCGAGGAGATTGTATTCCAGCACTTTGAGAACGAAGAAGAGTCCCATCTCTGCTTTGTCAAGAAAGACGAACCCAACGAGGTGTTCAGCAGTCCCGAAACCTCCAATTGCAGCATTATCGACGAAGACCTAGGCTCCTATTCCTTCGGAAACACAACTCCCTGGGGAGGCTCGTCACCAATGACCGCCCCTCCCATGTCCCCCATACTTATCAATGAACTGGTGTATTACTTCCGACACGTTTACACAGAGCTGCCGATTGTGGACCTTGGGGACGACAACTACTGCCTACTGGAGGGCCTTCGACTCGCTAACATGACCCACAAGTTCAAGACTGCACGTGATGCCGTCAGTAAAGACGCTCTGGTGTCTCAAATCCAGCAGGTGCACATGCAGAGAGTCTCTTCTACTAACGACAATGTCACCATAGACTCTGTCTGTGATTCTATCTTTCTGCACATGGCCATGGCCGCCCTCGACAACCGCAACAAGGCCATGGTCTACCTCAGCGAGGCCCACACATACTACCAGCTTGTGGTGTCTTGCCACGAAAATAACTCTCGCAACGCCCCTCGTCGCAAGCGAGTCAACTGTGTACTAACCAACCTGCGACACGAAGCAGGTGCTCACCATCTCTCCAGCGAACCACCCAACTAcattctgctggagctcATGTCCCCACCTTACATTGGACATCTGGCCCACATCTGTCTCGACTCCTACAACTACCAGGTcacttctcttcttttATGGCATACTTCGATTACTGTGGGTCAGGAACACAAGGCCCCGGCCACGTCGGAGTGTGTCACCATGGAGCCACAACAGCGAGCTGCAATGGACTGTCACGTTGCCAAAATCGCCATCCAGCAGTATTTGCAGTTTCTAAGGAAGCCCGGGTCGTCTCAACAGGCGTTGATAAAGTTCGGCGAACTACTCAACAACCGCCTCGGCTtgctctcttcttctcagctcCATGTCTGCGGAACCTCGACTCTCAAGACCATTgtcgacattctcaagcagtTCCCCGCTCTGCAGCAACTGGCGGGCCTTCTACAAAACCACATTGACAAGTGCGAAATGTGGGACTTTAGCATTGACTGGCTGGACCTTCCCCAGTGGGAAACTCAGATGCCGGCTCTCAGCACTTGA